The Candidatus Syntrophosphaera sp. genome includes a region encoding these proteins:
- a CDS encoding tyrosine recombinase, with translation MRNDVENYLQYIRGEAKSSCTILAYKRDLEQFQGFLERFFESSNVQTEAISVLMIRDFLRWLHDKPVCNRTLARKTATLNSFFRYLKLTGRIAKNPMDKIKRPKFEKKLPQVFTEEEMVTLLRVPDQSSVYGIRNRAILELLYSSGLRISELANLQMNDLDLKKGLARVVGKGNKERIVPVGKEALSAILDYLPARDKLKKEHSSNRLFLTKSGRDFKDFQLYTVLNGYFAIVAQRKGYSPHTLRHSFATHMLARGADLRAVQEMLGHANLSTTEIYTHVTLEDLKEAYKKGHPRGKD, from the coding sequence ATGCGAAATGACGTCGAAAACTATCTGCAATACATACGCGGGGAGGCCAAGTCTTCCTGCACGATTCTTGCCTACAAGCGCGATCTGGAACAATTTCAGGGCTTCCTGGAAAGATTTTTTGAATCAAGCAATGTGCAGACTGAAGCCATCAGCGTCCTGATGATCCGGGATTTCCTGCGCTGGCTGCACGACAAACCCGTCTGCAACCGCACCCTGGCCCGCAAAACAGCCACCCTGAACAGTTTTTTCCGCTATCTCAAGCTCACCGGACGCATCGCCAAAAATCCCATGGACAAGATCAAACGCCCCAAATTCGAAAAGAAGCTGCCCCAGGTCTTCACTGAGGAGGAAATGGTCACATTGCTCCGCGTCCCTGACCAATCCAGCGTCTACGGGATCCGCAACCGCGCCATACTGGAATTGCTCTATTCATCCGGACTGCGCATCTCCGAACTCGCCAACCTGCAGATGAACGACCTCGACTTGAAAAAAGGCCTGGCCCGCGTGGTCGGCAAAGGAAACAAGGAACGCATCGTTCCCGTGGGCAAAGAAGCCCTTTCCGCCATCCTGGACTACCTCCCCGCGCGGGATAAGCTGAAAAAGGAGCACAGCTCAAACCGGCTGTTCCTCACCAAAAGCGGCAGGGATTTCAAAGATTTCCAACTCTACACAGTCCTCAACGGCTACTTCGCGATCGTGGCCCAGCGCAAGGGATATTCGCCCCACACCCTGCGCCATAGCTTTGCCACCCACATGCTGGCACGCGGTGCCGACCTGCGCGCGGTGCAGGAAATGCTCGGCCACGCCAACCTCTCCACCACGGAGATCTACACCCATGTGACACTGGAGGACCTGAAAGAAGCTTACAAAAAGGGCCATCCGCGCGGAAAGGACTGA
- a CDS encoding N-acetyltransferase, translating into MSQYISASAKLGGNVEIGVNAVILDEVRIGNDCQIGHNVVIHPGSVIGEGTRVDDNTIIGKKPLSSPRSIFKPPVDLKPAVIGPFCQIGANVIIYAGSEIGERNLIADLATIRENVAIGDLNIIGRNVSIENHVRIGSRNKFETNCYITAYSEIEDYCFVAPCVATSNDNYMARDPERFQHFKGITMKRGSRIGVNATILPGKVLDVDACVAGGAVVSRDAPAGKIVLGSPAKPVREVPEAQLLKNNLDKQ; encoded by the coding sequence ATGAGCCAGTATATTTCAGCCAGCGCCAAGCTTGGCGGGAACGTCGAGATTGGCGTCAACGCCGTGATCCTGGACGAGGTCCGGATCGGGAACGATTGCCAGATCGGCCACAACGTTGTGATCCATCCGGGCAGCGTCATCGGGGAAGGCACGCGCGTTGACGACAACACGATAATCGGCAAAAAGCCGCTTTCCTCGCCGCGCAGCATCTTCAAGCCGCCCGTGGACCTGAAGCCTGCTGTGATCGGCCCTTTCTGCCAGATCGGAGCCAACGTGATCATCTATGCAGGGAGCGAGATCGGGGAGCGGAACCTGATCGCGGATCTGGCCACCATCCGTGAAAATGTGGCCATCGGCGACCTGAACATCATCGGCCGCAACGTCTCGATCGAAAACCACGTCCGCATCGGCTCACGCAACAAGTTTGAGACCAATTGCTATATCACGGCCTACTCCGAGATCGAGGACTACTGCTTCGTGGCGCCCTGCGTGGCCACCAGCAACGACAACTACATGGCCCGCGATCCCGAGCGGTTCCAGCATTTCAAAGGAATCACCATGAAACGCGGCTCCCGCATCGGGGTCAATGCCACCATCCTGCCTGGCAAGGTTTTGGACGTGGATGCCTGCGTCGCCGGCGGAGCGGTCGTTTCCCGGGACGCGCCTGCAGGAAAGATCGTTTTGGGTAGCCCAGCCAAGCCGGTGCGCGAGGTTCCCGAAGCCCAACTTCTCAAGAACAATCTGGATAAACAATGA
- a CDS encoding molybdopterin-dependent oxidoreductase, producing the protein MSKLAAMNTPIFWAEGHPGKLDRENWKIEVTGACEHPQTLTWKELIALPQAEVDSRLTSVTRWSVQGLWKGVSLSALLREVGMLPSCKYIRFWSVGLVYDTSIPVEIALLEKSLLAHSFDGEFLDEDYGGPVRAFIPYLWGYKSAKSVVKIELMELYVSGYWEVRGYTDSAEIEPGPCRDINAGGEIKRIEGPGEVKF; encoded by the coding sequence GTGAGCAAGCTCGCTGCCATGAACACGCCCATCTTTTGGGCGGAGGGACATCCCGGGAAACTTGATCGGGAAAACTGGAAGATCGAGGTCACGGGCGCCTGCGAACATCCGCAAACCTTGACCTGGAAAGAACTTATAGCATTGCCGCAGGCCGAGGTCGACAGCCGTCTGACCTCCGTGACCCGCTGGTCTGTGCAAGGCCTGTGGAAAGGCGTCTCCCTTTCCGCCCTCCTTCGGGAAGTTGGTATGTTGCCCAGTTGCAAATACATACGGTTCTGGTCCGTGGGCCTGGTCTACGACACCTCCATCCCGGTGGAAATAGCCTTGCTGGAAAAATCCCTGCTGGCGCACAGCTTTGACGGCGAATTCCTGGACGAGGATTACGGCGGCCCCGTGCGTGCCTTCATTCCTTATCTCTGGGGCTATAAATCCGCCAAATCGGTCGTCAAGATCGAACTAATGGAGCTATACGTTTCCGGTTATTGGGAAGTTCGCGGCTACACGGACAGCGCTGAGATCGAACCCGGTCCCTGCCGCGATATCAATGCCGGCGGCGAGATCAAGCGGATCGAAGGCCCTGGGGAAGTGAAGTTTTAA
- a CDS encoding polyprenol monophosphomannose synthase: MKALLIIPTYNEIENIGRIIPAALSQSPDLEVLVMDDNSPDGTAQVVKDLMQSEPRIHLIERPGKMGLGSAYVTGFKYALERDFDFVLEMDADFSHNPDDLPRLLEMAQKKDLVIGSRYCQGVNIVNWPFKRLLISYFASKYVRVITGMPVKDPTGGFKCFNRRVLEAIDLDKILSDGYAFQIEMNFRAWVKGFRIKEIPIVFTERLNGVSKMSRHIVWEAVWMVWRLHLLKLLKRIK; this comes from the coding sequence ATGAAAGCGCTGCTGATCATCCCCACCTACAACGAGATCGAAAACATCGGCCGGATCATCCCCGCCGCGCTGTCACAAAGCCCGGACCTGGAGGTCCTGGTGATGGACGACAATTCCCCGGATGGCACCGCCCAGGTGGTCAAAGACCTGATGCAGAGCGAACCGAGGATACATCTGATCGAGCGTCCCGGCAAGATGGGGCTCGGCTCCGCCTATGTGACCGGCTTCAAATACGCTTTGGAGCGTGATTTTGACTTTGTTTTGGAGATGGACGCGGATTTTTCCCACAACCCGGATGACCTGCCCCGCCTGCTGGAAATGGCGCAGAAGAAAGACCTGGTGATCGGCTCGCGTTACTGCCAGGGCGTCAATATCGTCAATTGGCCCTTCAAGCGCCTGCTGATCAGCTATTTTGCCTCCAAATACGTCCGCGTGATCACAGGCATGCCGGTCAAGGATCCCACCGGCGGCTTCAAATGCTTCAACCGTAGAGTGTTGGAAGCCATCGACCTGGACAAGATCCTCTCCGACGGCTACGCGTTCCAGATCGAAATGAACTTCCGCGCCTGGGTCAAGGGCTTCCGCATCAAGGAGATCCCGATCGTATTCACCGAGCGCCTCAACGGGGTTTCCAAAATGAGCCGCCACATTGTTTGGGAGGCCGTCTGGATGGTCTGGAGGCTGCACCTGCTAAAACTTTTGAAAAGGATAAAATAA
- a CDS encoding T9SS type A sorting domain-containing protein → MASGLKVSIGITLFLLLGCALLSANKTELQLQEVSRFAFTSHDMATRREAVIRYPYVYLPNSYGFQVSIWDSLANTFTEVANYGVQGSVHEMVAWQDYLFLAVGYGFMSEVQPDMGALYKVDISDPLHPQAAGLMPVGEEEIKYGNLHIVGDALLANDEYYGGLHNLVQIDPVTLSIVGTYPGHYHFEVIRGQYVISRPYNSSQFHLFDVDPSSGLNFLGYLSLPHYTVNTFPLIFDVRDSFVATQCGEGIRIWDTANLFNWELLSMVEQPFSARGVYASGWLVGANYEVAEDLTRFYIYNLTEPANPVLASTTNYPSGLGYPTGGVERMTPQGTFLFHCNMNQGCLCLGLDNSGNLSFSGRCYRFNLTSGHGRNYGSYILRSSFRGGVACFDVSDPQNPHYAFTLWDGLSVRFDICGDLMLALFDSSSGNPPTQRIYDLSDLQNPQLVASYPLTQYVTTFFNYDEPNAFYQLDNSVPNISKYSVLNDQASLVCGVYLPEPVQSPTFVNGLLHLLRPTANDGNGLYTCSGFPENAPLLGELIPAFFHPDYADMYNAGEFAFVRTFSHSLPALFYNPTTTLMVRPDYFGFDFRNYVCIGRETGVSFYDFSDATGIHDWVAEDLFLPQCSYTTDIDWDDNYLYLLCNDNVAIYAYTITTAAEDPVAPAPFELSSWPNPFNPSCSLKFSLPQAGRASLDIYNAKGQKVRSLLDGELPSGESTWVWEGRDDSGQTLPSGLYFARLSTEQGSSIRKLMLIK, encoded by the coding sequence GTGGCATCCGGTCTGAAGGTTTCGATTGGCATTACCCTGTTTCTGCTTCTCGGTTGCGCTTTGCTATCTGCCAATAAGACCGAGCTGCAGTTGCAGGAAGTTTCCCGCTTTGCCTTCACTTCCCACGACATGGCCACCCGCCGCGAAGCCGTGATCCGCTATCCATATGTCTATCTGCCAAACAGTTACGGCTTCCAGGTCAGCATTTGGGACAGCCTCGCGAATACCTTCACCGAGGTCGCCAATTACGGCGTGCAGGGCAGTGTGCATGAAATGGTCGCCTGGCAGGATTACCTCTTTCTGGCTGTGGGATATGGCTTTATGAGCGAAGTCCAGCCGGATATGGGGGCCCTTTACAAAGTGGACATTTCCGATCCGCTGCATCCCCAGGCCGCGGGACTTATGCCCGTGGGGGAGGAGGAGATCAAATACGGCAACCTGCATATCGTTGGCGACGCCCTGCTGGCTAATGACGAATACTATGGTGGTCTGCATAACCTCGTCCAGATAGACCCCGTAACCCTCAGCATAGTGGGCACTTATCCCGGCCACTACCATTTTGAGGTGATCCGGGGCCAGTATGTCATCTCCCGGCCTTACAATTCCAGCCAGTTCCACCTCTTCGACGTCGATCCCTCCTCCGGCCTCAATTTCCTGGGCTATCTCAGCCTGCCGCACTATACCGTCAACACTTTCCCCCTCATTTTCGACGTCCGGGACAGTTTTGTAGCCACCCAATGCGGCGAAGGGATCAGGATCTGGGACACCGCAAACCTCTTCAACTGGGAATTGCTGTCCATGGTTGAACAGCCATTTTCCGCGCGAGGGGTTTATGCCAGCGGCTGGTTGGTTGGGGCCAATTACGAAGTTGCCGAAGACCTCACCCGCTTCTACATCTACAACCTGACCGAGCCCGCCAACCCTGTCCTGGCCAGCACAACCAACTATCCTTCCGGCCTGGGCTACCCCACGGGCGGGGTGGAAAGAATGACCCCCCAGGGCACTTTCCTCTTCCATTGCAACATGAACCAAGGCTGTCTCTGCCTGGGTTTGGACAACAGCGGCAATCTGTCCTTCAGTGGCAGATGCTACCGCTTCAACCTCACATCCGGCCACGGCCGCAACTACGGTTCTTACATCCTGAGGTCCTCTTTCCGCGGCGGAGTGGCCTGTTTTGACGTCTCCGACCCCCAAAACCCTCACTACGCCTTCACCCTCTGGGATGGACTTTCCGTGCGCTTCGACATCTGCGGCGACCTCATGCTGGCGTTGTTTGACTCCAGTTCTGGAAACCCGCCCACCCAGAGGATCTATGATCTCAGCGACCTGCAAAACCCTCAGTTGGTGGCTTCCTACCCCCTAACCCAGTATGTTACGACCTTTTTCAATTACGATGAGCCCAATGCCTTTTACCAGCTTGACAATTCTGTCCCGAACATCTCAAAGTATTCCGTGCTGAACGATCAGGCCAGCCTCGTCTGCGGGGTTTACCTGCCCGAGCCGGTGCAGAGCCCCACCTTCGTGAACGGCCTGCTACATCTTCTCCGCCCCACTGCCAATGATGGGAACGGGCTCTATACCTGCAGTGGATTTCCAGAAAATGCCCCTCTGCTGGGTGAACTCATCCCCGCTTTCTTTCATCCGGACTACGCCGACATGTATAACGCCGGGGAATTCGCTTTTGTCAGGACTTTCAGCCACAGCCTGCCCGCCCTGTTTTACAATCCCACCACCACACTGATGGTCCGGCCTGACTATTTCGGCTTCGATTTTCGCAATTACGTATGCATCGGCCGCGAGACGGGAGTCAGTTTCTACGATTTCAGTGACGCGACGGGAATCCATGACTGGGTCGCCGAAGACCTCTTCCTGCCCCAATGCTCCTACACTACGGACATCGACTGGGACGACAACTACCTCTATCTCCTTTGCAACGACAACGTCGCCATCTATGCCTACACCATCACCACTGCTGCTGAAGACCCCGTGGCGCCCGCACCATTTGAGCTTTCGAGCTGGCCCAATCCCTTCAATCCCTCCTGCAGCCTGAAGTTCAGCCTGCCCCAAGCCGGCCGCGCCAGCCTGGACATCTACAACGCCAAAGGCCAGAAAGTGCGCTCCCTGCTGGACGGAGAACTTCCCTCCGGGGAAAGCACCTGGGTCTGGGAAGGAAGGGACGATTCCGGCCAGACCCTGCCCTCAGGATTGTATTTTGCCCGCCTCAGCACGGAGCAGGGAAGTTCGATTAGGAAACTGATGCTGATCAAATAA
- a CDS encoding serpin family protein, with product MTTVIRYLILLAVLSLCIGCSCNKAEKDTAEDRAWDTPPSGFQTNDFAYKLYHEADQPGQNLFFSPYSISSALAMAWGGAQGETAEGIKQALTFVLPPEEQHEAFRALQKSLNTLGAGGKAELNAANALFGARANQDRLLGDYLKLLRDQYSSELFSLDFSDAEGSAKFINAWVEKRTKERIKDLIRPSHIRDSNNGLVLVNAIYFKGSWLKRFDPKQTRPDRFYTSSQVRTPETARPVQMMSLRDSFAYAELPGYQILELPYAEPDLAMLFILPEEIWQMKMALNHGSLMEWQEKLVRQEVHVQIPRFKFQLTLEGLSDILKNLGMNAAFDPDRADFSGIMKLSPGQRLYILDVIHKAFVEVKEEGTEAAAATGVVMGVTSVGPSAPAIPVFRADKPFVYMILHKPSGTILFLGKFADPPQM from the coding sequence ATGACCACAGTGATAAGGTACCTTATCCTGCTCGCGGTCCTGAGCCTCTGCATCGGCTGTTCCTGCAACAAAGCCGAAAAAGACACCGCGGAGGACCGGGCTTGGGATACACCACCCTCCGGATTCCAGACCAACGATTTTGCCTACAAGCTCTACCACGAGGCGGACCAGCCCGGCCAAAACCTCTTCTTTTCGCCCTACAGCATTTCCTCCGCCCTGGCTATGGCCTGGGGCGGCGCGCAGGGCGAAACCGCGGAGGGGATCAAGCAGGCCCTGACTTTTGTTTTGCCTCCCGAAGAACAGCATGAGGCTTTCCGCGCCCTGCAAAAGAGCCTGAACACCCTCGGCGCCGGGGGTAAGGCGGAATTGAACGCCGCCAACGCGCTGTTCGGAGCCCGGGCTAATCAGGATCGCCTGCTGGGAGACTATCTCAAACTCCTGCGCGACCAATATTCCAGCGAGTTGTTTTCGCTCGATTTTTCCGATGCCGAAGGCTCGGCGAAGTTCATCAACGCCTGGGTCGAGAAACGGACCAAAGAGCGGATCAAGGACCTGATCAGACCCAGCCACATCAGGGACAGCAACAACGGTTTGGTGCTGGTGAACGCCATCTATTTCAAGGGCAGCTGGCTGAAGCGGTTCGATCCCAAGCAAACACGCCCGGACAGGTTCTACACTTCCTCCCAGGTCAGGACTCCGGAAACGGCCAGACCCGTCCAGATGATGTCCCTCCGGGATAGCTTCGCCTACGCGGAACTTCCTGGATACCAGATACTTGAGCTTCCCTACGCCGAGCCGGACCTGGCCATGCTCTTCATCCTGCCGGAAGAGATCTGGCAGATGAAGATGGCCCTGAATCACGGCTCCCTGATGGAATGGCAGGAAAAGCTCGTGAGACAGGAAGTGCATGTCCAGATCCCCAGATTCAAATTCCAGCTAACCCTCGAAGGCCTGTCCGACATACTGAAAAACCTGGGCATGAACGCGGCTTTTGATCCAGACAGGGCTGACTTTTCAGGAATAATGAAGCTCAGCCCCGGCCAGCGGCTGTATATCCTGGACGTGATCCACAAAGCCTTTGTGGAAGTGAAAGAAGAGGGCACCGAAGCCGCCGCGGCCACCGGAGTGGTTATGGGCGTCACCTCCGTGGGACCGTCAGCGCCGGCCATTCCTGTCTTCCGGGCGGACAAGCCCTTCGTCTATATGATTCTCCACAAGCCCTCGGGCACCATCCTCTTCCTGGGCAAGTTCGCCGATCCGCCCCAAATGTAG
- a CDS encoding NAD(P)H-hydrate dehydratase, whose protein sequence is MHNLLSSAQMKALDRRTIEEFGLPARLLMENAGRACVETIFNSYRQHLHGGVCVLCGSGNNGGDGAVIARWLHEAGCEVGILRIGKGPLSTETKANLELCRALDIPILNIACDEDLPLALELLTASTLVVDAVFGIGFKGKLEPWLDELFCLVNSYAEFTVAVDIPSGLNADTGYCGNSIYADATLCVESLKQGHILGLGKEVCGQLHLVNIGIPNSYYRELDCVKLFTEDDFMPPMRHSHFHKNDFGKVYVFGGIPGYTGASVMAAQAALRAGCGYVYVLHRIELMAVYALKLTEALSLAIPENSKTGLPDTKTLLHLLSDASSVLIGPGLGRDDYALKLLETVLKNVKVPLVVDADGLNLISENPALLKFVSRPNVLLTPHWGEFARLAGIDKDLLEQDCLSPLRKFVDQHQARVLLKSHFSIYHDADFTWVNISGNDGLATGGSGDVLAGIIASFLAQGLEIPDAAINASYLLGHTAELLAEETDTASILPTDIIDNLFVKENRED, encoded by the coding sequence ATGCATAACCTGCTCAGTTCAGCCCAAATGAAAGCCCTGGACCGGCGCACCATAGAGGAGTTCGGCCTTCCAGCCCGCCTCCTGATGGAAAATGCCGGCAGGGCCTGCGTCGAAACCATCTTTAATTCATATCGCCAGCATCTGCATGGTGGTGTTTGTGTTCTCTGCGGCAGCGGAAACAACGGCGGCGACGGGGCAGTGATCGCGCGCTGGCTGCATGAGGCAGGTTGCGAGGTGGGAATCCTGAGAATCGGCAAAGGCCCCCTCAGCACTGAAACCAAGGCCAACCTGGAACTGTGCCGCGCCCTGGACATTCCCATCCTGAACATCGCCTGTGACGAAGACCTGCCTCTGGCCCTGGAACTGCTCACAGCCAGCACTCTGGTTGTAGACGCGGTTTTTGGCATCGGTTTCAAAGGAAAGTTGGAACCCTGGCTGGATGAGCTTTTCTGCCTGGTCAATTCCTACGCGGAGTTCACCGTGGCGGTGGACATCCCCTCCGGTCTGAACGCGGACACAGGTTATTGCGGGAATTCCATTTACGCCGATGCCACGCTCTGCGTCGAAAGCCTCAAGCAGGGCCATATCCTGGGTCTTGGCAAAGAGGTTTGCGGCCAACTGCATCTTGTCAACATAGGCATCCCCAATTCCTATTACCGAGAACTGGACTGCGTCAAACTCTTCACTGAAGACGATTTCATGCCCCCCATGCGCCATTCCCACTTTCACAAGAACGATTTTGGCAAGGTCTATGTCTTTGGCGGGATTCCCGGCTACACCGGAGCATCCGTCATGGCAGCCCAGGCAGCTCTTCGTGCAGGCTGCGGCTACGTCTACGTCCTCCACCGGATCGAACTGATGGCGGTTTACGCGCTCAAACTCACCGAAGCCTTGTCCCTGGCCATTCCGGAAAATTCCAAGACCGGATTGCCAGACACCAAAACCTTGCTGCACCTGCTTTCCGACGCCTCATCCGTCCTGATCGGCCCCGGACTGGGTCGCGACGATTATGCCCTCAAGCTGCTGGAAACGGTGCTCAAGAACGTGAAAGTGCCTCTGGTGGTGGATGCGGACGGCCTCAACCTGATATCGGAAAACCCGGCGCTGCTGAAATTCGTTTCCCGTCCGAATGTCCTGCTGACGCCGCATTGGGGCGAGTTCGCCCGACTTGCGGGCATCGACAAGGATTTGCTGGAACAGGACTGCCTTTCGCCCTTGCGGAAATTCGTGGACCAGCACCAGGCCCGGGTGTTGCTGAAGAGCCATTTCAGCATCTACCACGATGCGGACTTCACCTGGGTCAACATCTCCGGTAACGACGGACTGGCCACAGGGGGCAGCGGAGACGTCCTGGCTGGCATCATAGCCTCGTTTTTAGCCCAGGGCCTGGAGATCCCGGACGCCGCCATCAACGCCTCATACCTGCTGGGTCACACCGCTGAACTGCTTGCGGAAGAAACAGATACGGCGTCCATTCTGCCCACGGACATCATCGACAACCTGTTCGTGAAAGAAAATCGAGAGGATTGA
- the ruvB gene encoding Holliday junction branch migration DNA helicase RuvB, whose amino-acid sequence MLERINAPQEGLEDLEFDRALRPRSLNEFIGQQQIKQLLDISIRAAKLRKESLDHVLFFGPPGLGKTTLASIIARELGVDITISSGPVMEKPSDLAGILTNLQRHEVLFIDEIHRLSHVIEEYIYPAMEDFQMEIILDSGPSARTLRIGVEPFTLIGATTRAGLLTPPLRDRFGIVLRLDYYDFDSICQIIKRSAGILEIPADEDGIKELARRSRGTPRIANRLLRRVRDFAQIMGDGIITLDIALKALEMLQVDHAGLDEMDKRLLLTIMENYRGGPVGLKTLSTAIGEDSGTIEEIFEPYLVQQGFLERTPQGRKATFKAYKHLGVTPYSEQQDIF is encoded by the coding sequence ATGCTGGAACGCATCAACGCGCCGCAGGAAGGGCTCGAGGACCTTGAGTTCGACCGCGCCCTGCGGCCCCGCAGCCTGAATGAATTCATCGGGCAGCAGCAGATCAAGCAACTGCTGGACATTTCCATCCGGGCAGCCAAGCTACGCAAAGAATCGCTTGACCATGTGCTCTTTTTCGGCCCTCCCGGGCTGGGAAAGACCACCCTGGCCAGCATCATAGCCCGCGAACTGGGAGTCGACATTACTATCAGCAGCGGGCCCGTGATGGAAAAACCAAGCGATCTGGCCGGCATCCTCACCAACCTCCAACGCCACGAGGTGCTCTTCATCGACGAGATCCACCGGCTCAGCCATGTCATCGAAGAGTATATCTATCCAGCCATGGAGGATTTCCAGATGGAGATCATCCTGGATAGCGGGCCCAGCGCCAGAACGCTCAGGATCGGGGTCGAGCCCTTCACCCTGATCGGCGCCACCACCCGGGCCGGATTGCTAACGCCGCCTCTGCGCGACCGTTTTGGCATTGTCCTGAGGCTGGATTATTACGATTTTGACTCCATCTGCCAGATCATCAAGCGTTCCGCCGGCATTCTGGAGATTCCCGCGGATGAAGACGGGATCAAGGAACTGGCCCGACGCAGCCGGGGCACCCCGCGCATCGCGAACCGCCTGCTGCGCCGGGTGCGCGATTTCGCCCAGATCATGGGCGACGGCATCATCACCCTGGATATCGCGCTTAAAGCATTGGAAATGCTGCAGGTCGACCACGCCGGCCTGGACGAGATGGACAAGCGCCTGCTGCTCACGATCATGGAAAATTACCGCGGCGGTCCGGTCGGCCTTAAAACCCTGTCCACAGCGATCGGCGAGGATTCCGGCACCATCGAGGAGATCTTTGAGCCCTATCTCGTGCAGCAGGGCTTCCTG